The genomic region ATCACTTTGGCTTAAAACAACGGAAATCGTCGATGCAAATTGGAATAAACATCTCAACCGGAGATATGACATGACGATCCAGTCGCTTTTCCTCGTCACCCTCGTCGTCGACGACTACGACCGCGCCAAGGCTTTCTACTGCGACGCCCTTGGTTTCGATTGCCTTCAGGACGAGAAACAGCCGGAGGGCAAGCGCTGGGTGGTGGTGAAGCCCAGGGGCGGAGATGGCGCAGCCTTTCTGCTGGCGCAGGCGGCAAACGAGGCGCAGCGGGCGGCGATCGGCAACCAGACCGGCGGCCGTGTCGGCTTCTTCCTGAAGACCGACGATTTCGCCCGCGACCACGCCGCCATGCTTGCAGCCGGCGTGCGCTTTCTCGAAGAGCCGCGGCATGAGGTTTACGGCACGGTCGCGGTGTTTTGCGATCCCTACGGCAACAGCTTCGATCTGATCCAGCATGCCGCGGCCTGAACCCCTTGATTGCGGCCGGTTGCCCGTGCATAAGCCGCGGCGTTAGCAACATGGGCGAACAGCCACTGCTTTACTCCTCAAGTCGGAATCGACTTGAGGAGTAAAGCAGCAATTTAGAATGTTACAGCGTCCTTTGCGCGTCTGAAAGACGCGCGGCGCTGCAGGCCCTCCACCAGCCTATTGAGGACGACATGAGCGAATTCAAGAAACTCGTATTCTCCGGCGTGCAGCCGACCGGCAATCTGCATCTCGGCAACTATCTCGGCGCGATCCGCCGTTTCGTGGCGCTGCAGGAAGGCAATGACTGCATCTATTGCGTCGTCGACATGCATGCGCTCACCGCCCAGCTGGTGCATGAGGACATGCCGAGCCAGACGCGCTCGATCGCCGCCGCCTTCATCGCCGCCGGCATCGATCCGGAAAAACATATCGTCTTCAACCAGTCGGCCGTGCCGCAGCACGCCGAACTTGCCTGGATCTTCAACTGCGTCGCCCGCATCGGCTGGATGAACCGCATGACGCAGTTCAAGGACAAGGCCGGCAAGGACCGCGAGCAGGCCTCGCTCGGCCTTTACGCCTATCCGAGCCTCATGGCCGCCGACATTCTCGTCTATCGCGCCACCCATGTGCCGGTCGGTGAGGACCAGAAGCAGCATCTGGAGCTTGCCCGCGACAT from Rhizobium sp. BT03 harbors:
- a CDS encoding VOC family protein, whose translation is MTIQSLFLVTLVVDDYDRAKAFYCDALGFDCLQDEKQPEGKRWVVVKPRGGDGAAFLLAQAANEAQRAAIGNQTGGRVGFFLKTDDFARDHAAMLAAGVRFLEEPRHEVYGTVAVFCDPYGNSFDLIQHAAA